The following coding sequences are from one Chelonoidis abingdonii isolate Lonesome George chromosome 4, CheloAbing_2.0, whole genome shotgun sequence window:
- the UQCC2 gene encoding ubiquinol-cytochrome c reductase complex assembly factor 2, producing the protein MAATRYRRFLKLCEEWLVEETKRGRDLGAFLRQRVAQAFREGESTQIADPANCDQMYESLVRIHTNFYKNKYPRLKDTSFTGVTVEECKLILATDSGKEMEEMKKGKWKKLREKFSIKNTEEDSKL; encoded by the exons ATGGCGGCCACCCGCTACCGGCGGTTTCTGAAGCTCTGCGAGGAGTGGCTGGTGGAGGAGACCAAGCGGGGCCGGGACCTGGGCGCCTTCCTGCGGCAGCGGGTGGCCCAGGCCTTCCGGGAGGGGGAGAGCACCCAG ATTGCTGACCCTGCAAACTGTGACCAAATGTATGAGAGTTTAGTCAGAATCCACACCAATTTCTATAAAAACAAG TATCCACGCCTAAAAGATACGAGCTTCACTGGAGTGACAGTGGAAGAATGCAAGCTGATCCTAGCAACAG ATAGCGGGAAAGAGATGGAGGAAATGAAAAAAGGTAAATGGAAAAAACTGCGAGAGAAGTTCTCTATCAAGAATACTGAAGAGGACTCAAAGTTAtaa